The Methanobacterium sp. BAmetb5 genome includes a region encoding these proteins:
- a CDS encoding ABC transporter permease has translation MSFLTFILKNPFRNKTRSALAIVGIAIGIATIIALGIVTDGLKESTQNTLKSGGSDFTVTEANSPGLMSSKINSTRVDELKNLTGVEDAVGVLLVNRVVDGDLFSVMGIKKQSLKVGEINIIEGREFNENSNEIIIGKRASQSLNKTVGDTINLFNRDFKVVGVFETGSMWEDAGSFMPLSLLQELAEKPDEVSMIFVKIKPEANLEEVTSNVESKYPQELVTIKTIEDFNRVNKGLDTIDTASWAISLLAILIGGIGVVNTMVMSVYERTREIGVLKASGWKNRRIMAMIMGESIVLTLVSYVIGLVMGVGAVELILSSPAMGSFIQPVYSWELFLKALGIAFLVGLVGGLYPAFRASRLAPTEALRYE, from the coding sequence ATGTCATTTCTGACCTTCATCCTCAAAAACCCCTTCCGTAACAAGACTCGTAGTGCCCTGGCCATAGTGGGGATCGCCATCGGCATTGCCACCATCATCGCCCTGGGCATAGTGACTGATGGTTTAAAAGAATCCACCCAGAACACTCTAAAATCAGGTGGATCGGATTTTACAGTCACTGAGGCCAATTCTCCCGGATTGATGTCCAGTAAGATCAACTCCACCCGGGTTGATGAACTGAAGAATCTCACCGGGGTGGAGGATGCCGTGGGGGTTCTCCTGGTTAACCGGGTGGTAGATGGAGATCTCTTTAGTGTGATGGGGATCAAGAAGCAGAGTTTGAAGGTGGGCGAGATCAACATCATTGAAGGTAGGGAGTTTAACGAAAACAGCAACGAGATCATAATTGGTAAAAGAGCCTCCCAGAGTCTTAACAAGACTGTGGGTGATACAATTAATCTTTTCAACAGGGATTTCAAGGTGGTGGGTGTCTTTGAAACTGGTAGCATGTGGGAAGATGCCGGATCATTCATGCCCCTTTCACTACTCCAGGAACTGGCGGAAAAACCAGACGAAGTCTCCATGATCTTTGTGAAGATAAAACCAGAGGCCAATCTGGAAGAAGTCACCAGTAATGTGGAGAGTAAATACCCCCAGGAACTGGTAACCATCAAAACCATTGAAGACTTCAACCGGGTTAACAAGGGACTGGATACCATTGACACCGCATCCTGGGCCATATCCTTACTGGCAATTCTCATAGGTGGTATTGGTGTGGTTAATACCATGGTAATGTCCGTTTATGAAAGAACCCGGGAAATAGGAGTGTTAAAGGCATCTGGATGGAAGAACCGAAGGATAATGGCAATGATCATGGGAGAATCTATTGTTTTAACCCTGGTATCCTATGTTATAGGCCTGGTTATGGGTGTGGGAGCGGTAGAACTCATTTTATCATCACCGGCAATGGGGAGCTTCATCCAGCCAGTTTACAGTTGGGAACTCTTCCTCAAAGCACTGGGAATTGCCTTCCTGGTGGGCCTGGTAGGTGGACTCTACCCGGCCTTCCGGGCATCCAGACTGGCTCCAACCGAGGCGTTGCGCTATGAATGA
- a CDS encoding pyridoxamine 5'-phosphate oxidase family protein, translating to MEFADCVKFANENPVAWLATVEGDQPRVRGMGMWYADETGFYFQTATMKEMVGQLEKNGKVEFAFYHPDEAVGTMLRVAGEVEFLDDVEIKKKVLADRPFLTEFGLTAEGPELVVFRISHGEAHFWDWESNVKPKKIIKF from the coding sequence ATGGAATTTGCCGATTGTGTGAAATTCGCCAATGAAAACCCGGTTGCCTGGCTGGCAACTGTTGAAGGGGATCAACCCCGTGTTAGGGGAATGGGGATGTGGTATGCTGACGAGACTGGTTTTTACTTCCAGACAGCCACCATGAAAGAGATGGTAGGGCAGCTGGAGAAAAATGGTAAGGTGGAATTTGCATTCTACCATCCCGATGAAGCCGTGGGAACTATGTTACGGGTTGCTGGTGAGGTTGAATTCCTGGATGACGTGGAAATCAAAAAGAAAGTCTTGGCAGATCGACCATTCCTGACGGAGTTTGGACTCACTGCCGAAGGTCCAGAACTGGTTGTATTCCGGATCTCTCATGGTGAAGCCCACTTCTGGGACTGGGAAAGCAATGTGAAGCCCAAAAAGATCATTAAATTCTGA
- a CDS encoding thymidylate synthase — protein MAILIKTPTIKSGWETLVKRVMEKGAEIKDERGSLTLEIRNTVVNIKRPLELEIPKGYFWSGEKLEIYAEQFLSDDKQGFVYTYGNRLRGHFEGIDQIGEAIRRLKNCRESRRAISVTWDPTTDTKNEEVPCMILVDFKIRDGKLHTTGLWRSHDIYGAWFPNAVGLTHLAKYVAEEVGVGVGSLTIHSISAHIYQVNFEEALRV, from the coding sequence ATGGCTATCCTAATTAAAACCCCCACCATAAAATCTGGTTGGGAAACACTGGTAAAAAGGGTAATGGAAAAAGGTGCAGAAATAAAGGACGAAAGAGGCTCCCTGACACTGGAGATTCGTAACACTGTGGTTAACATTAAAAGGCCGCTGGAACTGGAAATTCCCAAGGGATACTTCTGGAGCGGTGAAAAACTGGAGATATACGCGGAACAGTTCCTGAGTGATGATAAACAGGGATTTGTGTACACCTATGGAAACCGTTTAAGAGGACACTTTGAAGGGATAGATCAGATAGGGGAAGCTATACGACGCCTTAAAAACTGCAGAGAATCTCGAAGGGCCATATCTGTAACCTGGGACCCTACCACCGACACCAAGAACGAAGAAGTACCCTGCATGATACTGGTGGACTTTAAAATAAGGGATGGAAAACTGCACACCACAGGATTATGGCGTTCTCATGACATCTATGGGGCATGGTTCCCCAATGCCGTGGGATTAACCCATCTGGCCAAATATGTTGCAGAAGAAGTGGGAGTGGGAGTGGGAAGTTTAACCATACACTCCATCAGTGCCCACATATACCAGGTGAACTTTGAAGAAGCCTTAAGAGTATAA
- a CDS encoding MATE family efflux transporter, translating into MKSNSSSPSPPGSDKNESSGDSGEKTEGVTIITGDPKKAIIKLSGPLIVAMILMSAYNLVDAIWVSGLGGNALAAVGFVTPLFMILVGLSNGIGAGATSAISRCIGARNQEGVNNTAMHTLVITIIISLILTVLLEIFLNPVLSVLGAGDTLGLAVSYGQVTFAGTILMLFTGAAYGILRSEGDTKRTMYAMIISAVVNMVLDPILIYLAGWGVAGAAWATVISQAMVTVVILYWFLKKKDTYVDLSWKYFKPDLKVTKSILGVGLPASAEFMVMSAVTAILNIILVQVAGTDAVAVYSAGWRVVMMAIIPMAAVGTAVVTVSGVAYGARKYINLRIAHSYSIKVGLAIAAITGVLTYIFAPYIAQIFAYSPETAYLAPTIAAFLQVMCVFYLFVPPGIMSSSVFQGVGKGITSLILTVLRQLLFVAIFAYLLAINFNLGQQGVWWGIVAGDIAGGIVAYIWARLYISRIQRQV; encoded by the coding sequence ATGAAAAGTAACAGTTCATCACCATCACCCCCTGGATCCGATAAGAATGAGTCCAGTGGGGATTCAGGAGAAAAAACAGAAGGTGTCACCATTATAACTGGTGACCCTAAAAAAGCCATAATAAAATTATCCGGTCCACTCATTGTGGCCATGATACTGATGTCGGCCTACAACCTGGTGGATGCCATCTGGGTGTCTGGGCTGGGTGGAAATGCCCTGGCCGCAGTGGGATTTGTAACACCCCTCTTCATGATACTGGTTGGTTTATCCAACGGTATAGGTGCCGGTGCAACCTCAGCCATCTCCCGGTGCATAGGAGCCCGAAACCAGGAAGGGGTGAACAACACCGCCATGCACACCCTGGTCATCACCATCATCATCTCCCTGATCCTGACGGTACTACTGGAGATATTCTTAAATCCGGTTCTTTCAGTCCTGGGAGCAGGAGACACTCTTGGCCTGGCAGTATCTTACGGTCAGGTCACCTTTGCCGGAACCATACTCATGCTCTTTACTGGTGCCGCCTATGGAATACTGCGTTCGGAAGGGGATACCAAGAGAACCATGTATGCCATGATCATATCTGCAGTGGTGAACATGGTCCTGGACCCCATACTCATCTACCTGGCAGGATGGGGTGTTGCCGGAGCAGCATGGGCTACTGTAATCTCCCAGGCCATGGTCACCGTGGTTATCCTCTACTGGTTCCTTAAAAAGAAGGACACCTACGTGGATCTATCCTGGAAGTACTTCAAACCTGACTTAAAAGTAACCAAATCCATCCTGGGAGTGGGCTTACCCGCCAGTGCCGAGTTCATGGTGATGTCGGCAGTAACCGCCATCTTGAATATAATACTGGTCCAAGTTGCCGGAACCGATGCTGTGGCGGTGTACTCTGCAGGCTGGAGGGTGGTAATGATGGCCATAATACCCATGGCTGCCGTGGGAACAGCAGTGGTCACGGTGAGTGGTGTGGCCTACGGAGCCCGCAAATACATAAACCTGCGTATAGCTCACAGCTATTCCATAAAGGTGGGGCTGGCTATAGCTGCCATTACTGGTGTGTTAACTTATATATTCGCACCCTACATTGCCCAGATATTTGCTTATTCACCAGAAACTGCATATCTAGCACCCACCATAGCTGCCTTCCTGCAGGTGATGTGTGTCTTTTACCTCTTCGTACCCCCAGGAATCATGTCCAGTTCAGTATTCCAGGGAGTGGGAAAGGGAATAACTTCCCTCATCTTAACTGTACTCCGACAGCTTCTCTTTGTAGCTATATTTGCTTACCTTCTGGCCATAAACTTCAATTTAGGTCAGCAGGGAGTATGGTGGGGTATAGTTGCCGGGGACATTGCCGGAGGTATAGTGGCTTACATATGGGCACGTCTGTACATAAGCCGGATTCAAAGGCAGGTTTAA
- a CDS encoding ABC transporter ATP-binding protein: MNENIVEIRNLRKGFDKGKITALNGIDLNIKKGEFVSIIGPSGSGKSTLLNMIGALDRPDEGTVMVAGYDLQGKSDLSQFRSREIGFIFQLHNLIPNLSVVENVEIPMFESGLSGRQMREKALKLLDYMNLSDKASRKPTELSGGERQRVAIARSLANDPSIILADEPTGSLDSKNGDMILNLLKDLHDKEQVTLIMVTHDLKVAALAERTIEVLDGKIKT; this comes from the coding sequence ATGAATGAGAACATTGTGGAGATTAGAAATCTCAGGAAAGGATTTGATAAAGGTAAGATAACTGCCCTGAATGGTATTGACCTTAACATCAAGAAGGGAGAATTCGTTTCCATCATCGGACCCTCTGGTTCGGGTAAATCCACCCTCCTTAATATGATCGGGGCGCTGGACCGGCCAGATGAAGGTACGGTGATGGTGGCGGGCTACGACCTCCAGGGAAAAAGTGATCTAAGCCAGTTCCGCTCCAGGGAGATCGGTTTCATCTTCCAACTACACAACCTCATACCCAACCTCAGCGTGGTGGAGAATGTGGAGATACCCATGTTTGAAAGTGGTTTATCCGGCAGGCAGATGAGAGAAAAAGCTCTGAAACTGTTGGATTACATGAATCTCTCGGATAAAGCTTCCCGAAAACCCACCGAGCTTTCTGGTGGTGAAAGGCAAAGGGTGGCCATTGCCCGGTCCCTGGCCAATGATCCCTCCATAATACTGGCTGATGAGCCCACCGGTTCCCTGGATTCCAAAAACGGAGATATGATACTGAACCTTCTCAAGGATCTCCATGATAAGGAGCAGGTAACCCTGATCATGGTAACCCACGACTTGAAGGTGGCTGCACTGGCCGAAAGGACCATTGAGGTTTTGGATGGGAAAATAAAGACTTGA
- a CDS encoding MarR family winged helix-turn-helix transcriptional regulator, producing MSLNIPFRGIVSIVTRNHYIFMNHELKHLELTEGQVPCLMVLSKKRGITQDDLSRMFHIDKGTIARAIKKLEEKGMVNKVQDPVNRRRYLLSLTPKGEQVIPVILQAEKKWEDLIFQGFSDEERSLMQEGMRRLAENSLENCNKRLNDK from the coding sequence ATGTCACTGAACATCCCCTTCCGGGGAATTGTATCCATAGTAACCCGGAACCACTATATTTTCATGAACCATGAGCTTAAACACCTGGAACTTACGGAAGGACAGGTTCCCTGCCTCATGGTACTATCCAAAAAAAGGGGAATCACCCAGGATGACCTGTCCAGAATGTTCCACATTGATAAGGGAACCATTGCCCGGGCCATAAAAAAATTAGAGGAAAAGGGCATGGTAAATAAAGTTCAAGACCCCGTAAACCGGCGAAGATACCTCCTATCCCTAACTCCCAAAGGGGAACAGGTGATCCCGGTAATTCTCCAGGCCGAGAAAAAATGGGAAGACCTCATATTCCAAGGTTTTTCTGATGAAGAACGCTCTTTAATGCAGGAAGGAATGAGAAGGCTGGCTGAGAACAGCCTTGAAAATTGTAATAAACGTTTAAATGACAAATAA
- a CDS encoding methionine synthase has product MLTTVVGSYPSHPQEPSSFSSKLSSLLGNYDPYQAAVESAVKDQVKSGVNLVSTGQVRGDMVEIFAREITGMAWEEGTSKIKGKILPLNYSIGANDIKIALKTANQISGEFNATEKVLINGEFNQAARGVKGIITGPTTLVLSSRMEGFYTVEKRDKAIIDLAHALNREAKYLEKAGAALIQFDEPFLSTGMADMKTAYQAIKIAQNGLKIPLAMHVCGDVGQIFGKLLKFPVDIIDCEFAGIRKNMEVLQNTDLGGKKIGFGCVDTKTERVESSEEIHALLKEGMEIIGANNILVDPDCGMRMLPHEVAYQKLKNMTEAVGWLS; this is encoded by the coding sequence ATGTTAACCACTGTAGTTGGAAGCTACCCATCACATCCACAGGAACCATCTTCGTTTTCTTCTAAACTATCCTCCCTTCTGGGCAATTACGATCCTTACCAAGCAGCGGTGGAATCCGCGGTTAAGGACCAGGTAAAGTCCGGTGTAAACCTGGTCTCCACCGGGCAGGTACGGGGGGATATGGTGGAAATATTCGCCCGTGAAATAACTGGAATGGCCTGGGAAGAGGGAACCTCCAAGATAAAGGGAAAAATACTCCCCCTCAACTACTCAATAGGTGCTAATGATATCAAAATCGCTTTGAAAACTGCAAATCAGATATCTGGAGAGTTTAATGCAACAGAAAAAGTTTTAATTAACGGTGAATTTAACCAAGCTGCCCGGGGAGTAAAGGGCATAATAACCGGTCCCACTACCCTGGTTTTGTCTTCACGAATGGAAGGATTCTACACCGTGGAAAAACGGGATAAAGCCATCATCGACCTGGCCCACGCCCTTAATCGTGAAGCAAAATACCTGGAAAAGGCCGGTGCCGCACTGATACAATTCGATGAACCCTTCCTCTCCACGGGTATGGCTGATATGAAAACCGCCTACCAGGCCATAAAAATAGCTCAAAATGGATTGAAAATACCCCTGGCCATGCACGTGTGTGGTGATGTGGGACAGATCTTTGGCAAACTCCTGAAATTCCCAGTGGACATCATTGACTGTGAATTTGCCGGTATCCGGAAAAATATGGAAGTCCTCCAGAATACAGATCTAGGGGGTAAAAAGATCGGCTTTGGATGTGTGGACACCAAAACAGAACGAGTGGAAAGCTCAGAAGAAATCCACGCCCTCCTGAAGGAAGGAATGGAAATTATAGGAGCAAATAACATTTTAGTAGACCCGGACTGTGGAATGCGTATGCTACCCCATGAGGTGGCTTATCAAAAACTGAAGAATATGACGGAGGCAGTGGGATGGCTATCCTAA
- a CDS encoding carboxymuconolactone decarboxylase family protein: MKEDVFYGKGMAYVKRDYPDIFKAVVELNDAAYTGKVLDYRTQKLIALGITAAASDDRAMKKQMMSAMKEFDISRDEIVDVLRVVLLTSGNPPFTKAMKILYDITE, encoded by the coding sequence ATGAAAGAAGATGTTTTTTATGGTAAAGGGATGGCTTATGTCAAAAGGGACTATCCTGACATATTTAAAGCAGTGGTTGAGCTTAACGATGCAGCTTACACTGGGAAAGTCTTAGACTATCGCACACAGAAGTTGATTGCCCTGGGAATAACTGCAGCCGCCTCGGATGATCGGGCCATGAAGAAGCAGATGATGAGCGCCATGAAAGAATTTGACATCAGCCGGGACGAGATTGTGGATGTCCTAAGGGTGGTTCTCCTAACTTCCGGCAACCCTCCATTCACCAAGGCCATGAAGATACTCTACGACATCACAGAATAA
- the ribC gene encoding riboflavin synthase, translated as MKIGICDTTFARYDMASAAINEIKQHVGNNKIIRRTVPGVKDLPVACKKLIEEEGCEVVMALGMPGPEVMDKTCAHEASTGLIQAQLMTNTHILEVFVHEDEGVDEKDLKFLADNRAREHAQNLVKMFFKKGALEKEAGMGMREGHPDKGPL; from the coding sequence ATGAAAATTGGAATCTGCGATACTACCTTCGCCCGTTACGACATGGCCTCGGCAGCCATAAATGAGATAAAACAGCATGTGGGCAACAATAAAATAATCCGAAGAACAGTTCCTGGTGTTAAGGACCTGCCAGTGGCCTGTAAAAAGCTCATTGAAGAGGAAGGCTGTGAAGTGGTCATGGCCCTGGGAATGCCAGGACCAGAGGTAATGGATAAAACTTGTGCTCATGAGGCCTCTACTGGACTTATCCAGGCGCAACTCATGACCAATACCCATATCCTGGAAGTCTTCGTCCACGAGGATGAGGGAGTGGATGAGAAGGACCTAAAATTCCTGGCGGATAACCGTGCCCGGGAACATGCTCAGAACCTGGTTAAAATGTTCTTTAAAAAGGGAGCACTGGAGAAGGAAGCCGGGATGGGAATGAGAGAAGGACATCCAGATAAAGGCCCATTATAA
- a CDS encoding DUF1894 domain-containing protein, whose amino-acid sequence MFCLDTYLRESEDYEIHMTRSGFKDCASFIEENAPEVVHVKPGEKIVGARIIGIPPVPIGINEEKGTIMLPYTKPCYGTATVEVPVPPEERENIRAVGID is encoded by the coding sequence ATGTTTTGTCTTGATACTTACCTCCGTGAATCAGAAGACTACGAAATACACATGACCCGATCCGGATTTAAGGATTGTGCTAGCTTTATAGAAGAAAACGCCCCGGAAGTGGTTCATGTTAAACCCGGGGAGAAAATTGTAGGGGCCCGTATCATAGGGATACCTCCCGTCCCCATAGGTATTAACGAGGAGAAAGGCACTATTATGCTACCTTACACCAAACCCTGCTACGGTACAGCAACTGTGGAAGTACCAGTCCCCCCTGAAGAGCGGGAGAATATCCGGGCCGTGGGAATTGATTAA
- a CDS encoding sensor histidine kinase produces MVDVNEAFQNITGLNCLEVIGQTNKDVFEDPSFLNIFKQMESVENSESFEGYSTQFNKHLEIFSFSVGEDEYATIFKDISQRELFLRKKEELEKEITSRLKQQSALSEISQLTLSNASLKEIFHKTTEILVEALQVDYSKILRLLPQEHQFIMEAGVGWEDPDHNNYIILDNLESQAGYTLLSEKPVIVEDLSLETRFSGPQLLVDHGVTSGVSVIIGPLEDPYGVMGVHTVEHRIFSPLDVEFVQAVANVLANIINQNRISHELEKSEMRYRLLAENASDMISTHKNSGNYSYASPYSLELIGYLPEELEDESAFIFIHPDDIESVKENQAKLVSSGNIVITNYRLKHKEGNYVWVESTARILDPQTGEIIVITRDISERMVAEQELRSSLKDKEILLQEIHHRVKNNMQIISSLLNLQSNFITDPEAISVFRESQNRVKSMALLHENLYQSREMDKVDFKQYVKKLTDNLLSTYSAHSSHLKTEISSENVKLNIETAIPCGLIINELLTNSLKYAFPHGQNGTIYLKIKAINDKYVLILGDDGVGLPPNFNLESTDTLGLRLVHNLVNQIDGELKVKNSKGTCFEILFKELKYKKRI; encoded by the coding sequence ATTGTAGATGTCAATGAAGCTTTCCAGAACATTACCGGACTTAATTGCCTGGAAGTTATAGGTCAGACTAATAAAGATGTTTTTGAAGACCCCTCATTTTTAAATATATTTAAACAAATGGAATCCGTGGAAAATTCAGAGAGTTTTGAGGGATATTCAACTCAATTCAATAAACACCTGGAAATTTTCTCGTTTTCTGTAGGCGAAGATGAATACGCCACTATTTTTAAGGACATATCACAACGTGAGCTTTTTTTAAGGAAGAAAGAGGAATTGGAAAAGGAAATAACTTCCCGCCTAAAACAACAATCCGCACTATCCGAAATAAGCCAATTAACCCTATCAAATGCTTCTTTAAAGGAAATATTCCATAAAACAACAGAGATACTAGTCGAAGCTCTCCAGGTGGATTACAGTAAAATTTTAAGGCTGTTGCCCCAAGAACACCAATTTATAATGGAAGCTGGAGTGGGATGGGAGGATCCTGACCATAATAACTATATTATCCTGGACAATCTTGAATCACAGGCTGGTTACACCTTACTTTCTGAAAAACCAGTGATCGTGGAGGATCTTTCCCTGGAAACCAGATTTTCAGGACCACAACTACTTGTGGATCACGGAGTTACCAGCGGAGTGAGTGTTATTATTGGGCCCCTGGAGGATCCATATGGTGTAATGGGAGTTCATACGGTTGAACACCGTATATTCAGCCCTTTAGATGTTGAATTCGTACAGGCCGTGGCCAATGTCCTGGCCAACATCATTAACCAGAACCGTATCTCCCATGAGCTGGAAAAAAGTGAGATGCGCTACCGTTTACTGGCTGAAAATGCATCGGACATGATATCCACCCATAAAAATAGTGGAAATTATAGTTATGCTTCTCCCTATTCTCTGGAACTAATAGGCTACCTTCCAGAAGAACTTGAAGATGAAAGTGCCTTTATTTTTATTCATCCTGATGATATTGAATCTGTGAAAGAAAATCAGGCTAAATTAGTGTCTTCGGGGAATATTGTCATCACTAACTACCGTTTGAAACATAAGGAAGGTAATTATGTTTGGGTAGAGTCTACAGCAAGAATTTTAGACCCTCAAACAGGAGAAATAATTGTTATAACCCGAGACATATCCGAAAGGATGGTGGCAGAACAGGAACTTAGGAGTTCTCTTAAAGACAAGGAGATTTTACTCCAGGAAATCCACCATCGGGTTAAGAATAACATGCAGATAATCTCCAGCCTCCTGAACCTTCAATCAAATTTTATAACGGATCCAGAGGCCATCAGTGTCTTTCGTGAAAGTCAAAACCGGGTTAAGAGTATGGCCCTCCTTCACGAGAATCTTTACCAGTCCCGGGAAATGGATAAGGTGGATTTTAAACAGTACGTGAAAAAATTAACAGATAACCTGCTGAGCACCTACAGTGCCCACTCCAGTCACCTGAAAACCGAGATATCATCAGAGAATGTTAAATTAAATATCGAAACTGCCATACCCTGCGGACTCATTATCAATGAACTTTTAACCAACAGCTTGAAATATGCCTTTCCCCATGGACAAAATGGTACAATTTATCTGAAAATCAAGGCTATTAATGATAAATACGTTCTTATCTTGGGAGATGACGGGGTGGGATTGCCTCCCAATTTTAACCTGGAATCCACTGATACACTGGGACTGCGTCTGGTACACAACTTGGTGAACCAGATCGATGGCGAATTAAAGGTCAAAAATTCTAAAGGAACCTGTTTTGAGATTCTATTTAAAGAATTAAAGTATAAAAAGCGAATATAA
- a CDS encoding DUF1890 domain-containing protein, whose product MKKAIILLGCPESPSQTPLTIYAAHKLTEMGYEVTVASTPSAKKLVEVADPVEYYVQNKIDIESCLDNLEEGEFDLLLGFVAKDAAVSYFVTFYHILNTKSLALVFHRDPEKLENFENSVRENTNADIASARAYHNPTPLRVRLDRALDKIDKQGDS is encoded by the coding sequence ATGAAAAAAGCCATAATTTTATTAGGATGCCCTGAATCACCGTCACAAACTCCTTTAACAATCTACGCTGCCCATAAATTAACGGAAATGGGATATGAAGTTACTGTGGCCAGCACTCCCTCAGCCAAGAAACTGGTGGAGGTAGCTGATCCAGTGGAGTACTATGTGCAGAATAAGATAGACATTGAATCCTGTCTGGATAATTTGGAGGAAGGGGAATTTGATCTTCTCCTGGGATTCGTGGCCAAAGACGCCGCAGTCAGCTACTTTGTAACATTCTACCACATCCTCAACACCAAAAGCCTGGCCTTGGTATTCCATCGCGACCCGGAAAAACTGGAAAACTTTGAAAATTCAGTCAGGGAAAACACCAATGCCGATATTGCCTCGGCCAGAGCATACCATAATCCTACCCCACTACGGGTACGACTGGACCGGGCACTGGATAAAATTGATAAACAGGGGGACTCCTGA
- the mch gene encoding methenyltetrahydromethanopterin cyclohydrolase — MVSVNLEAKKTVDLMIENADDLNIAVHKLENGSTVIDAGVDVAGSFKAGELYTKVCLGGLAEVGISIPGDLSENFAIPSVKIKTHQPAISTLGSQKAGWSVSVGDFFALGSGPARALALKPEETYEEIGYMDEADLAIITLESDKLPGVDVMDYVAKECKVAPENVYALVAPTSSLVGSIQIAGRVVENGTYKMLEALHFDVNKVKHAAGIAPIAPVDPDGMKAMGKTNDAVLFGGRTYYYIESETKDNLKELAEKLPSSAADGYGKPFYDVFKEANFDFFQIDKGMFAPAEVVINDLTTGELFRGGYVNVELLKKSFGI; from the coding sequence ATGGTAAGTGTTAATTTAGAAGCTAAAAAAACAGTAGACTTAATGATTGAGAATGCAGACGACCTTAACATTGCTGTTCACAAACTGGAAAACGGTTCAACAGTTATCGATGCTGGGGTAGATGTAGCTGGAAGTTTCAAAGCAGGAGAACTCTACACCAAAGTTTGCCTGGGTGGACTGGCAGAAGTGGGAATATCCATCCCTGGAGACCTCTCTGAAAACTTCGCAATACCCTCAGTGAAAATAAAAACTCACCAGCCAGCCATCTCAACTCTTGGATCACAGAAAGCAGGATGGTCTGTGAGTGTAGGTGACTTCTTCGCCCTGGGATCTGGCCCCGCCCGAGCACTGGCCTTAAAACCAGAGGAAACATATGAAGAAATAGGTTACATGGACGAAGCTGACCTGGCCATCATCACCCTGGAATCAGACAAGCTTCCAGGAGTGGATGTCATGGATTACGTGGCTAAAGAATGTAAAGTAGCACCGGAAAATGTCTACGCCCTGGTGGCACCCACCTCATCCCTGGTTGGTTCCATCCAGATCGCCGGAAGAGTGGTGGAAAACGGAACCTACAAAATGCTGGAAGCACTACACTTCGACGTGAACAAGGTTAAACACGCAGCAGGTATAGCTCCCATAGCACCAGTGGACCCGGATGGAATGAAGGCCATGGGAAAAACCAACGACGCAGTTTTATTCGGAGGTCGAACCTACTACTACATAGAATCCGAGACCAAAGACAACCTGAAAGAACTGGCAGAAAAATTACCTTCATCTGCTGCTGATGGATACGGAAAACCATTCTACGATGTCTTCAAAGAAGCCAACTTCGACTTCTTCCAGATCGACAAAGGAATGTTCGCACCAGCCGAAGTAGTTATCAACGACCTCACCACCGGAGAATTATTCCGGGGTGGATACGTAAACGTGGAACTACTGAAAAAGTCCTTTGGAATATAA